The genomic window AAAGTTGCAAATTACTGATTTCGAGGCGGTACAGGCCTTCCGCGGCCTCAGTTCCGCGTAACGACAAGGAACAAAGCACCTGCAAAGCCAACTATTTACACCTCGTCCTATGCCAATTGTGGTGAATTTCTTGCGGTTCTTATCTCATTATGCGTCTACCAAATGTAATATGGCTTCTGGCTGGCCCACTGACATTGATACCGCCGGTGTCGGCGGCGTCTTCTGTTAAAGTAGGCATGAATGCAGCCTTTGATGCCGCGCCATATTTATTGGAGCTTGTGTATGGTGCTCTCATCTCCCGCTATCGTGTATTTGCCGACTAACAAATGGAAGGGAGACTGCGGCAGGAGAAAATTCGACTGCATACTTCCCCCTGCTAGATCGAATCGCAAGCGGGTATTTCCTGACAGTTTCATCGGAATCTGAACTGTATAGTCGATTTCTCAACATCATTCACGAAGATGGACATATAACCAGACCCGATGCTCTATCTACATTCAACTTGGCGCTGTCTCTACGATCCGCGGCCCCCAGGATCGAAGCACACTACCAACATTATTCTACAGCTATGGAACCCCTTAAGGAATTGCGGGATTGCGATATTTGGGTTTTACTCGACGGCAGGCAATACTGTACACCTGATTTCGATGCCGAAGCGAAGAACGAGCCGGTTTCCGCGTATGTAGACTTGCTACGTTATGTAGATTAGTTTGCTAATTGCTTTTGCAGGGTCGTCAAACCGCTAGCTTTCGATCGAACCATGGGTATCGGAAGGGATGCTATCCTGTATGCCGATCCTACCTCAGATAGATTTGCAGATTATCACCAGTCACTGTTAAAGGCAGCACGTACCATGAAGTTACGTTATCGGCTTCGATATCGCCGCAGCAAGTCTCATATTAGCCGGCCTTTACCAGTCAGCGGCTATGGAGTGGAACTCGCATTAAAGAAGACAGATTACATAGTGATGGATGACAGACATTCCAGCCAAAGCACGGAGGAAAGCCCCAAGGAGCCGGTCGAAGTTCTTGATGGAACAGACGACGTGGCCGACTTGAACCCCCTTTCCACTTCTCAGCTTTCTTCCATTGGAATGAAAGCTGCGTCGTTTATCAAGGACAGCGATCACCCGTTCGACACCCTGGTAAAACTCACACAAGACTTCCCAAAATTCGCATCGTCGATAGCCTCTCGGAATGTTTCAATTACGTTTGCTGCTGAAATCAAGCAGAATCAAGCAAAGAAGATGCGGGGTGGTATCAATTTTCTATGGATGAACGGAGCACAGCTCACTGACCGAGAAATCCAGCCCTTTGCGCTTGTAAACATGTTACGAAGCGAAAGGGGGGTTGTTGATGGGATTCGAGACTTGGGGTTCGACGGAGAACAGGCGGTTGCGCTTCTGAGTCACAAAGCAGTGTCGGCTGCTAAGGAAGACGACAAACCTTTTCGTTATGATTGGACGGATAGGTTGGAGGCGGGACGTGTAATTTTATGGCTCAATGACTTGGAAAAGGATGACAGATATGCTTCATACCCGAAATCTTTGTCCTCAGTAAGACACTCCGTAGCTCCCTTTCTGGGCTCCTTTGATACTGACTATGAAGTACAGCTGCTTCAAGGCACCTTCCCTGGCCAAATCCCACCAATTGGTCGAAACATATTTAACTTGGTCATTCCCGCCGACTTGTCCAACACCGAGGATCTAGCATTCATCTCCGAGGTAGAATCTATCAGGGAACGAGGTATTCCGATTCGATTCGGACTGGTGCCGCTGCAGCTGTCCGATGAAGCCAAGACTCGGGCAAAGATCGCATATTTTCTTACAGAAAACTACGGTATCGAATCTACGATATCATACCTTTCACAGCTGGCTAAGGCCCACCAGAAAACTGCTGATTCCAAGACTCTACTCTCAACGATTACCGAGAACCATACACTTTTACCTGGAGGCGAGGACATGTCGTTGTCTATGATATTGCAAGCAAGCGACTTTACTGAGAGGCTCGTAAAAGCTGAAAAATGGGTCAAAAGATTGAAGGCCGACACAGTCGTTCGTCCATTGTTTGTTAATGGGGTTTTAGTGCCTCGTGACCAAAGCTGGATGCAATCCCTTAGTATGACAGTCTCGCAAGACCTCCAAACTGTACAAAGGGGAATATACCACGGTGTCTTTGATGATGATACCTGGACTGTTGGAGTGTTTCTCGAGGGGGCTGCCTCACGACGCAACCTTTATATTTCGGAAACCAATGAGAAAACCTTGCGAGTGTTAAATATTGCCAAAGTTTACCGCGAGAATGCGGACTTATTTAACGCAGTTCCGGTTTTCGATTTTTATGCTGAATCAACACAAGAGAACTGGGCAGTTGTTACCGTACTTGCGGATATGTCTTCGAGAGCCGGTCTTGATTTAATTTTGTCAGCCCTGGAGTTTAGACGCAATAACCCAGCGATTCGTCTGGATTTCGTCGACACGCAAGACAACACCAAGATCTCTTCTCAGGTCAATAAGGCTTTGAAGGCGAATGAAGCTAAGTTGAAGGACATCGAAACCATACAAGACCTGGAACAACTCCTTAGTGAGGCTTCGAGTTATGATGCCAGCGATGACTTTGCGGTATTTGTAGCAAGATTCCTTGCTGACACTAAGATGCCGACCAGCTCACAAGTCGTGATTATGAACGGACGAGTGATAGGGCCGATAGAACCAGAAGCGTCTTTCGATGCCGAGGATTTCCAGCAGGTACTGTCATATGAGCAGACGCGTCGCATTCTCCCCGTTTATGCTGCGGTTGCAGACCTGGGCTTGAACGAAAAGGTTTCAGATTGTATGGCGGCTGCCAAACTCAGCTCCATTATTGCGCTGTCAACACTTTCTGATTTGCCTGAAGGAATCTTTGAATCTTCTTCAGCAACCCGTTCTTCCATATATACTTCTTGGAATTCGAGCCACACAGTAATAGAATCGGGCGACCCGAAGAAATCCAACATACATATTGTGGGATTATTGGATCCTGTCAGCGAAAAAAGCCAGAAATGGGCCCATGTTCTGAGATTGCTTGCGGAGCTAGATGGTGTTTACGTCAAACTCTTCCTAAATCCCAAAGTACAGGTTGAAGAACTTCCTGTGAAACGATTTTACCGTTATGCCGTCGAACCAACACCGAAATTCGACGAGAACGGCAGTGTCAAAGCCCTGGCAGCAAGTTTTTCCGGACTTCCATTGAACGCGTTGATGACTGTGGGCATGGACGTTCCGCCAGCCTGGTTAGTCGCACCAAAGTTGTCCATACACGACCTCGATAACATTCAACTAAGCGCTGCAAATTCGGATGTTGAAGCGACCTACGAACTTCAACACATTCTGATTGAAGGGCATTCTCGCGATGATGAGGGATCAGCCCCGCGAGGTGCTCAGCTAGTCCTGGCAACGGAAAGCCAGCCGCTTCTGACAGATACCATTGTCATGGCAAACCTGGGCTTTTTCC from Metarhizium brunneum chromosome 2, complete sequence includes these protein-coding regions:
- the Uggt gene encoding UDP-glucose:glycoprotein glucosyltransferase; the protein is MRLPNVIWLLAGPLTLIPPVSAASSVKVGMNAAFDAAPYLLELVETAAGENSTAYFPLLDRIASGYFLTVSSESELYSRFLNIIHEDGHITRPDALSTFNLALSLRSAAPRIEAHYQHYSTAMEPLKELRDCDIWVLLDGRQYCTPDFDAEAKNEPVSAVVKPLAFDRTMGIGRDAILYADPTSDRFADYHQSLLKAARTMKLRYRLRYRRSKSHISRPLPVSGYGVELALKKTDYIVMDDRHSSQSTEESPKEPVEVLDGTDDVADLNPLSTSQLSSIGMKAASFIKDSDHPFDTLVKLTQDFPKFASSIASRNVSITFAAEIKQNQAKKMRGGINFLWMNGAQLTDREIQPFALVNMLRSERGVVDGIRDLGFDGEQAVALLSHKAVSAAKEDDKPFRYDWTDRLEAGRVILWLNDLEKDDRYASYPKSLSSLLQGTFPGQIPPIGRNIFNLVIPADLSNTEDLAFISEVESIRERGIPIRFGLVPLQLSDEAKTRAKIAYFLTENYGIESTISYLSQLAKAHQKTADSKTLLSTITENHTLLPGGEDMSLSMILQASDFTERLVKAEKWVKRLKADTVVRPLFVNGVLVPRDQSWMQSLSMTVSQDLQTVQRGIYHGVFDDDTWTVGVFLEGAASRRNLYISETNEKTLRVLNIAKVYRENADLFNAVPVFDFYAESTQENWAVVTVLADMSSRAGLDLILSALEFRRNNPAIRLDFVDTQDNTKISSQVNKALKANEAKLKDIETIQDLEQLLSEASSYDASDDFAVFVARFLADTKMPTSSQVVIMNGRVIGPIEPEASFDAEDFQQVLSYEQTRRILPVYAAVADLGLNEKVSDCMAAAKLSSIIALSTLSDLPEGIFESSSATRSSIYTSWNSSHTVIESGDPKKSNIHIVGLLDPVSEKSQKWAHVLRLLAELDGVYVKLFLNPKVQVEELPVKRFYRYAVEPTPKFDENGSVKALAASFSGLPLNALMTVGMDVPPAWLVAPKLSIHDLDNIQLSAANSDVEATYELQHILIEGHSRDDEGSAPRGAQLVLATESQPLLTDTIVMANLGFFQFKANPGVYNIQLKEGRSAEIFTIESIGAQGWEAAPDEEGSELALMDFQGTTLYPRLKRRPGMENQDVLEDTSNPSQGNIVSKGLKFAEGLLSGGKGKSTSDVQHAEINIFSVASGHLYERMLNIMMVSVMRNTKHSVKFWFIEQFLSPSFKEFIPHLAKEYGFKYEMITYKWPHWLRQQKEKQREIWGYKILFLDVLFPLSLDKVIFVDADQVVRTDMMDLVDLDLNGAPYGFTPMCDSRTEMEGFRFWKQGYWSNYLRGRPYHISALYVVDLRRFRELAAGDRLRQQYHALSADPASLSNLDQDLPNHMQFQIPIHSLPQEWLWCETWCSDESLAKARTIDLCNNPQTKEPKLDRARRQVPEWTTYDQEIAALDLKRKQRLQSDAAETDRTTSEDGKVEDGRSKDEL